In the Moraxella osloensis genome, CCAATATTTTGCACCACGCTTGATCGCCATGTATCCAATAAAAACCATGCATTTTATTTTAAAAAGGAATTTATGCTAGATATTCAAAACGGTACTATCAAAGCCGATAAAATTGTTTAGAGATTAATAGTTCCGTATTAACAACTCATTGACGGCTTGGCGACTGGTTGATTTTGCCCCAATAGCACGATTAGCCGTTACTCGCTCAATATTAAAATCTTGATAGAGTATGTCGAAGAAATCATCATACTCGCTGTGCGTCGTTGGGTCGGAATTACTTAATAAAAACTGATGTCCCAATTTATCAATTTTTTGGCAAAACCCATGTAGCCGACGTTGCTCACTGTCATCAAAAACTTGATGAGAATATGCAGTAAAACTTGCTGTTTCGCTAATCGGGCGATAAGGTGGATCAAGGTAAAACCAGCAAGGTAAGTTGTTTGGTAGCGCTTTAATCGTTTGCTCGTAGTCACCCTGTAAAATCACGACTTTTTGCAACGCGTCAGAGACTGCAAGTAATAATGCTTTATCCAAAAAAACGGGTCTTTTATAACTACCTATTGGCACATTAAACTGATTTTTTTTATTAACTCGATATAGCCCATTAAAACTGGCTTTATTCAAAAATATAAATAAACTGGCTTGCTTCACTGGATCAAGATTTCTTTGATTGAAACTTGCACGTTTAGCATAAAAATAAGGCGTTTTTGCATCTTTATCTAACAACTTATCATAATCTTTTTGCAAGTTATCTAACTCAATCATTAACTGTTGAACATCTGCCTTGATAACCTGATAGACATTTATTAAATCTTCATTAAAGTCATTAATAATAAGTTTTTTTAGATACTTTAAGTTAGATAATGCCCAAAAACTGACCGCACCCCCACCTAGAAATGGCTCAATCATACAGAAATCTTGATTGGCTGTATAATTTGGCAAACGTGCTTGTATATCACCGATGAGTTGTGATTTACCGCCAGCCCATTTTAGAAAAGGTTTAAGTTGAGACATTTTTTAAATTTGAACATCGAATCAAAAAGGAAAGGCATTATAGCACAGCCGATTTTTATCCTTTCAATGAACTTCAATGCAAATTGATGTGTTAAAATTTCGAGCCACCCTGTTACTCATTATAAAAATATGCCGACCATTACCCAACAATCCCCTGCCAAAATCAATTTATTTTTACATATTACCGGTAAACGCCCCGACGGCTATCACAATCTACAAACCGTATTTCGGCTGATAGATTTGTACGATACACTCACTTTTAGCCATACGGATAAAACCATTGGCGACAACTTACCCGTCACCCTGACCAATGCCGAGCACGTCACCGACACCCCTGCCGACAATCTGATTGTTAAAGCGGCCATTGCCTTATTAGCCTTTGCCAAAAATCATCAAATTTTGAGTGACTCGCAAATCGCCCAATTACCGATTGTTGATATTCACCTCGATAAACACATTCCGATGGGGGCAGGCTTGGGCGGGGGTTCGTCTAATTGTGCGACAGCCCTGATGACGCTCAATACCTTATGGCGACTGGGATTGAGAAATGAGCAGCTACGCCTCATTGGCGCAAAACTGGGCGCGGATGTACCGATATTTATTTTTGGCAAAGATGCCATTGCTGAAGGCATTGGTGAGATTTTAACGCCGATTGACTTGCCTGCGCAGCAATTTTTATTGCTAAAACCCGATGCCCATATCAGCACGGCTGAACTTTTCGCCCACCCGCTGCTAAAACGGGATTGCGCAAGCCTTTCTCATGACTATTTAAAAAGCCATTGCCATGCCTTTACCAATGAGTTAACCGATGGCTTTACCAATGTTTTTGAACCTGTGGTATGTGCCTTATCTACAGACGTCAACGCCGCGATGAATGTTTTAATGACGCTTGCCGCCAACACCCACACCACACCGCGCATGACGGGCTCAGGCAGTTGTGTGTTTTTGCCAGTACCCAGCGATTTTGATAAAAATAGCATCAAACACTGGTTACAATCCTCACCTTTTCAGGCGTATTGGGTGCATACGCTGTAACAAAATTTTGGAAAATCAACAATTGCAAAAATTTTGATGTTTATGCCCAAAAAAAGCTTGCAATTTTATGTTTTTTGGTTAAAATATCGCTTCCAATATAGGGGTATCGCCAAGTTGGTAAGGCACCAGGTTTTGATCCTGGCATCCGTTGGTTCGAGTCCAGCTACCCCTGCCATATTCAAAGATGTACAGATTTTTTTGTGCCTCACGTAGTAAAAATTTTGTCATAAAATCTGCGCTGTTCAAGACATTTTACATTGACAAAATTGCCTAAAATCGGTATAGTTCGCACCGTCACAGGGGTATCGCCAAGTTGGTAAGGCACCAGGTTTTGATCCTGGCATTCGTTGGTTCGAGTCCAGCTACCCCTGCCATTTTCTTTACTAACCCATTTTTAGTAGTTGACGTAATGACGTTTTTCTCATCCTAATTGTAAAAGTTAGTTGATGGGTTTTTTTGTTTGATGAAACCGTCGTTGGTCTAGAAAAATAGGACTCGCATATGCCTTATTTGGCAATTTTTACCGGAAATGCCCATCCAGAATTGGCAAAAAATGTCACCAATCACTTACATATTCCGCTAGGACGTGCCGATGTGACGCGTTTTTCGGATGGTGAAGTCGCGGTTGAAATCCAAGAGAATGTACGTGGTAAAGACGTCTTTATCCTACAATCAACTTGCTCACCGACCAATGACAATTTGATGGAAATCATGGTAATGGCAGATGCCTTGCGCCGTGCGAGTGCAGGTCGTATTACGGCAGTGATGCCCTATTTTGGTTATGCGCGTCAAGACCGTCGTCCTCGCTCAGCGCGTGTGCCTATCTCAGCAAAAGTGGTCGCTGATATGCTCAATATTGTGAGCATTGACCGTGTGGTTACCGTGGATTTGCACTCAGACCAGATTCAAGGTTTCTTTGATATTCCTGTAGACAATATTTACGGTACGCCGGTTTTATTTAAAGATTTACGTGAGCAAAAATACGATAACTTGATGGTAGTATCCCCTGACGTGGGCGGTGTGGTGCGTGCCCGTGCAATGGCAAAACAGTTAGGCGATGCCGATATGGCAATTATTGATAAACGCCGCGCCAAAGCCAACGAATCAGAAGTGATGCATATTATCGGTGATGTTAAAGACCGCGATTGCGTGATTATTGATGATATGGTGGATACCGCAGGTACCCTGTGTAAAGCCGCTGCCGCATTAAAAGAACGTGGCGCGCGCCGTGTGGTGGGTTACATCACCCACCCCGTATTGTCAGGTAAAGCAATTCAAACAATTGCAGCGTCAGTGCTTGATGAGCTTGTCGTAACCGATACTATCCCACTGTCAGATGCGGCAAAAAACACGGGCAAAATTCGCCAAGTGACTATTGCCCCTATGCTGGCTGAAGCGCTACGTCGTATCAACAATGAAGAATCATTGAGTGCGATGTTTGACATTATGTAGGTGATTTTAGGCAATGCTAGTCAACATGTAAGATGCGGGCGTATTGGTTATGCCCATGTTGCTATTGTTAACTTGCTATTTGCAAAATAATTGTTAAAGTTTTGCCATTTTTTAAAAAATGGCGCATAACGCATAAATTGGTCGCAAATTTATGCTTTTTTTCACTCGCTAGTCACTTGCCAATCTTTACAAGCAGAGCTTTGTAAGTAAAGGCAAAAAGCCAAGTCATACTGACCAGGCACCCATGACTAGCCTAACCCAAGGAAACTCCCATGAGTAACCAAACTTTTGAATTAAACGCTGTCGTACGTGGCGACGAGTTACAAGGTAAAGGTGCGAGCCGCCGCCTTCGTAAACAAAACCTAGTACCAGCAATCGTGTACGGTGCGGACAAAGAGCCAGCCTCTATTGCCATCCGTTACAATGAGTTGATTAAATCACTGGAAACAGAAAGTTTCTTCTCTCACATTTTGACCATCAACGTAGAAGGTCAAGGTACGGAAGAAGTGGTGATTAAAGCACTACAACGTCATCCAGCCAAAAACACCCCAATGCACGCTGACTTCCAACGTATCGTCCGTGGTCAAGCGATGCACATCACTGTTCCTGTACACTATGTAGGCGCTGAAGATGCACCAGGTCATAAAGCAGGCGGTATCTTTGTATCGAATGCTACGGAACTTGAAATCACTGCCATTCCTTCAAAAATCCCAGAATACTTGACAGTCGATGTCTCTGGCATGAACATAGGCGATTCGATTCACTTGTTAGATATCCAGTTGCCTGAAGGCGTTGCCATTCGTGAGCTTGAAGTGACTGAACCGTTTAACCGTACCGTGGCTACTATGCAAGCGCCAACGGTGGAAGTTGAAGAGCCAATCGAGCCAGAAGCAAATGAAGAAGCTGCCGGTACTCGTGATCCTGAAGGTGACGAAGAAGCACGTAAGCTTCAAGCACAAGATGATACCCATGATGCCCCAAAATCTGATGATGAATAATCATTTGTCATTTGCCGCTTAAGTTGGAATAATCAGCGTGTCAAAACTGAAACTGATTGTCGGACTTGGCAACCCAGGTCAGCAGTATGCCCAAACACGGCATAATGCTGGCTTTTGGTTTGTGGAGCGTATAAGCGAGACGTTTAACATCACCATGACGTTGGATAAAAAATTTCATGGTTTGGTTGGACGTGGCGTAGTGTATGGCATGGATATACGCTTATTGTTACCGCATACTTTTATGAATAAATCAGGGGAAGCGGTGGTGCCGATGGTGAGTTTTTATGGCATCCACAATGACGAACTGCTGATTGTTCATGATGAGCTTGACCTTGATGTGGGTCGTATGCGCTTAAAAACAGGCGGTGGTCATGGCGGTCATAATGGACTGCGTGATATCGTGCCGCATATCGGCGCGGATTTTCACCGTTTACGTTTGGGGATTGGTCATCCAGGACATAAGTCCAAAGTATCGGGTTATGTGCTTGGCAAACCGACCGCTGATGAGCAAATCGCATTTGACAGTATGCTAGATGCTGCCATGCGTACCCTGCCCGACTTGGTGACAGGTGACTTAGCCAAAGCCCAGCAAGCCATCAATAGTTTTAAACTACCCCATGCCTAACGTTAACCAAAGGACAAGATTGATAAATCTTAGGGTTTATCCTTGAACTTTTATTTTCCTTCCATATATTGATTGCAAGATGGATGAATTTCTCACCTGATATTTCAATCATGTTTAACTTTTATCGAGTTGGTTAATAGCCTCTCATGACTAGCCTGCTCACTTTTACCACAATGACGCGCATCGCGTTAACCTGACAAGGTAAGGAACGATCATGTTATTAACCCTATTAAAAGCCAAACTTCACCGTGCGCGTGTGACCCATTGTGAGCTTCACTACGAAGGCTCATGTGGCATTGATAGCGAGTTACTCGACTTGGCGGGCATCCGTGAGAACGAATCAATCGACATTTACAATGTCAACAACGGTAAACGTTTTCGCACCTATGCGATTCGTGCAGAAGCAGGCTCAAAAATGATTTCGCTCAACGGAGCAGCCGCTCACATGGCGGATTTAGGCGATGTGGTAATTATCGCTGCTTACGCGCAAATGGATGAGAAAGAAGCCGACAACCATCATCCACGCTTGGTTTACCTTGATGAAGGTAATATTGTTAAAGACACTGCCAACGTGATTCCTGTGCAAGTCTCTTAACACAGCTTTATCGTCACCACAAATGTGCAAATAAAAAAAGCCGAAATTGATTCGGCTTTTTTTAAAAAATTAAAGGACTTAAAGAAGCAAAGATAGGCAATTATTTTTCTACGCCAGCTTCTTGACCTTTGTATTTGGCGTTTGCGTAATCCCAGTTGACCAGTTTGTCTAGGAAAGTATCAACGTAGTCTGGACGACGATTACGATAATCGATGTAATAAGCATGTTCCCACACGTCACACGTCAATACTGCAACTTGGTTATGCGCTAATGGGGTGTCTGCGTTTGCAGTCTTAATGATTGATAATTGACCACCAATACTGTCAGCCACTAACCATGCCCAACCTGAACCAAATTGGCTTACAGCCGCGTTTTTGAATTCTTCACGGAATTTTGCATACGAACCAAACGCTTCTTCGATTTTGGCTTTTAGATCGCCTGTTGGTTCACCGCCACCATTGGCAGTTAGGCAGTTCCAGTAGAAAGTATGATTCCAAACTTGTGCCGCTTGGTTAAAGATGGTTGCTTTGCTGCTATCACCTGCGGTGGCTTTGATGATTTCATCCAACTCTTTACCTTCAAGACCTGAACCTGGTAGTAGCTCATTTAGTTTGTTAACATACGCTGCATGGTGTTTGTCATGGTGAAATTCTAGGGTTTCTGCACTGATATGTGGCTCAAGCGCATTTTTGGCATATGGTAAATCTGGTAATGTAATGTGTGACATGTTATTTTCCTTTTTCCTTCGCTATTGTTGTGATGACTTTATGATAAAAGTGACCACATGCCATTTTTGTGATAAAAGCTTTGTATTAAAAACGCATATATCAAAACCATATCTAAAATGGCAAGTTGGCTGGGTTTATGTTCTTTAGTTTATGTTATTTAGCTATACTTCATCAAGGGTTAAAACCACTCACTAACTTTACTATCGTGAGCTTTGCTTATTAACCTTGCTATCATTAGCCTTGATAATATCCTCATAACACATGGGTTATTTTGCCATAAAAATTGGCAGAATTTAACCGTTTCTACAGTGGGGATTTATTATCTTGTGGGGTAAAAATCAATGAGTGTATGCTAATAAGCTGATTTTTAACCCGTTACTTGCTATTTGATGATAGCAAATTACTCAAAAAAAACTGTAGTGGTTTGGTATAAGGCTTTTGCAACGTGAGTATTTACAGCGCGAGCCACTGTTAACTATGCTATGATAAGGTCAGGTTTTTTATGCAAAATAAACACAGTGGGTCTGTATGTCAGTTTCTATCCCCAATCAACTATTTCCTACCCGTCAGTTAGTCCTCGCCAGTAATAACCAAGGCAAACTCGCGGAATTTAAGCAATTATTTGAACAAGCCAATCTTGAAATAACCGTCACCCCACAAGGGCAATTGGGCATCGAGGATGCGGTCGAAGATGGGCTGAGCTTTATTGAAAACGCGCTGATTAAAGCCCGTCATGCCAGCCGTATTAGCGGGCTGCCTGCGATTGCGGATGATTCGGGTTTATGTGTACCTATTTTGGGCGGTCGACCCGGAATTTATTCCGCGCGTTTTGCCCAAGATGAAGCCAGCTTTAGCGAGCATAAAGACTTAGCCAATAACCAAAAATTATTGCGGCTTCTTGAACCGCACAGACACACGAATGCGCCGATTATCGGGCAGTTTATTTGCGTGTTGGCACTCGTGCGCCATGCCGAAGACCCGCTACCCATCATTGCACAAGGGATTTGGCAAGGTGAAATCTTGCCCGCTCCGCAAGGTGAACTTGGTTTTGGTTATGATCCGTTATTTTGGGTACCAAGCGTAAAAAAAAGCGCTGCTGAGATGCAAAAGAGCGATAAAAACCGCATCAGTCATCGCGGGCAAGCGATGCAGCAACTGCTAATGCAACTGATGAAGTAAAGTAAAGGTTTGCAACTCTCGCCTATCAATTGCAGATAGACAGGGTGTGACTGCTAAGGTAGTCGACACAGAGATTTTACAGCAACAATTTTTTTACTTTATGTGGCGATTAATTTATACTATACCACTTTCGGTTAATTTTTGCCTTTAGCATGCGTTAACCCACAGATTTTGGATTGCGTATTTTATAGGCTTTTTTCAATCCCCTTAAAAGCCTGATAATTTATCGCTATTTACCCTTATGAGTGGCAACCTCGCTGCTCTTTTTTGATATTTTATGGAAGGTTTTGTTATGTCAAATTCAAATGTGTCAGATTCAACAGTTACTAACTTAGAAGTAACTACCAACAAAAAATCAAACCTTGAAACCCAAATCACGGTTAAAGTACCTGTGTCAACCATTCAAGGTCGCGTGGAAAAACGCATCAACCAAGTGGCAAAAACCGCTAAAATCGACGGTTTTCGTAAAGGTAAAGTGCCTGTATCGCACATTCGCGCCCAATATGGCGCAGGTATTCAACAAGAAGTCATCAACGATGTGATTCGCGATACCGTATTTGATGCGATTCGTCAAGAAAACATCCGCGCTGTGGGTATGCCAAACATTGATGACGTGAAACTTGAAAACGACTTTTTAGTGTATCAAGCAACGGTTGAAGTATTCCCAGAAGTAGAAGTGCAAGGGTTATCAGACATCGAAGTTGAGCGTCAAGTTGCCAACGTGAGTGACGCAGACGTTGACACTATGATTGAAAACCTACAAAAACAACGCCAAACTTACGTTGCCAAAGACGATGCCGCAGCCGAAGGCGACCAAGTCAAGTTTGACTTTGAAGGTTCAATCGATGGTGAAAAATTTGAAGGCGGTAGCGCACAAGACTTTAGCCTAGTATTAGGCAGTGGCCGTATGATTCCAGGCTTTGAAGATGGTATCAAAGGCATGAAAGCAGGCGAAGAAAAAACCATCGACGTGACGTTCCCAGAAGATTACCAAGCCGAAAACCTACAAGGTAAACAAGCACAGTTCAAAATCAACGTCAAATCAGTTGAGCAATCACAATTACCAGAATTAAACGATGAGTTCCTTGAAGCATTTGGGGTAACAGAAGGCGGCTTAGACAAACTTAAAGCAGACGTGCGTAAAAACATGGAGCGTGAAGTAAAAAGCGCTGCCCGTAACCAAGTGAAAGAAGCGGCATTTAACGCCTTACTTGAAAAAAATGAAATCGACGTACCTGCATCGATGCTTGAGCAAGAAATCGATCGCCAACGCAGCATGATGTTAAACCGTTTTGCCCAGCAGTTTGGCGCAGATCCTAAAACTTTTAACAAAGATATGCTACCAAACGAATTATTTAAAGAGCAAGCCCTGCGCGCTGCCCGTCTTGGCATCATTGTATCGAGCCTCATTGAGTCAAACAAACTTGAAGTTGACCAAGAACGTGTGACCCAATACATCAACGAAATGGCAGAAAACTACGAAGATCCAAACGAAGTTATCGACTATTACACCAACAATGCGCAAGAACGTGCCAACATCGAAGCGGTGGTGTTAGAAGACCAAGTGGTCGATCATATCTTGTCTCAAGGTAAAGTAACGGACACTGAAGTATCTTACCAAGAGTTACTGGCTAGCCAACAATAACAAGCGATGATGTAATAATTGGCTTAATCCATTCTTAGGGATTTAAGCTTAGATATTTAAGCTTAGGCATTTAAGAATGGATTTTTAGTCAGCTTAGTAACTTGTTTTTATGCCAATTGCCCTTATAAACGATAAGGGCTTTTGCATATTTAAAAAGGACAATAACATGTTAGAAAAATTCTTGGACTCGCCTTTCGCGACGAGTCAAATCCAAAATACCGTAACCCGTGACCTGTTGTCACCACAAAGTGCTTTAGTACCTATGGTGATCGAACAATCGGCTCGCGGTGAGCGCTCATTTGACATCTATTCTCGCTTATTGCGTGAGCGTGTGGTGTTCTTAGCCGGTCAAGTTGAAGACCACATGGCGAATTTAATTGTCGCCCAGTTGTTGTTCTTAGAAGCGGAAAATCCAGAAAAAGACATTCACTTATACATCAATTCACCCGGTGGCTCTGTGAGTGCGGGTCTTGCGGTGTTTGACACCATGAACTTTATCCAGCCACAAGTGTCAACGATTTGTATGGGCGGTGCTTATAGCATGGGTTCATTCTTACTGGCAGCGGGTGAAAAAGGTAAACGCTATTCCTTAGCCAATGCGCGTGTGATGATTCACCAACCATCAGGTGGGGCACAAGGTCAAGCGACCGATATTGAAATCAATGCGCGTGAAATCCTAAAAATCCGTGAACGCTTGAATAAAATCTTGGCAGAACGTACCGGTCAGCCACTTGAGAAAATCGCCCGTGACGTAGAGCGTGACTATTGGCTAGATGCCCAAGAAGCCAAAGAATACGGTCTGATTGATGAAGTATTAGAAAAACGTCCAAGCATTGCTTAATAGGTTACACAATCACAAAGCAATTAAGACAAGCATAATTTTAGGAGCGTTTTTTTATGTCAAAAAATGACATTGAGCCACACTGCTCGTTTTGTGGTAAAGCCAAACATGAAGTCAAAAAGCTAATTGCAGGTCAAGACGCCAATATCTGTAATGAGTGTATTGAACTGTGCGATGATTTAATCGCCGAATCCAAGTCATCGGGCAGTGATGATAGTGATACTAATGAGCGTGAAAACTGGGCAGCGCGCAAATTGCCAACGCCCAAAGAAATCCGCAGCCACTTAGATGAGTATGTCATCGGTCAAGATAAAGCCAAAAAAACTTTGGCGGTAGCGGTTTACAACCACTACAAACGCTTAAAGGTCAGCGAAAAACTGCGTGAAGATAAAACATTGACGACACTTGGCGCTGAAGATGCGATGGTTGAGCTATCAAAAAGTAATATTTTGCTGATTGGTCCAACGGGCTCTGGCAAAACCTTACTGGCGCAGACCCTTGCCCGCCTACTTGATGTCCCATTTGCGCTCGCCGATGCCACTACCTTGACCGAAGCGGGTTATGTCGGTGAAGATGTGGAAAA is a window encoding:
- a CDS encoding DNA adenine methylase, whose product is MSQLKPFLKWAGGKSQLIGDIQARLPNYTANQDFCMIEPFLGGGAVSFWALSNLKYLKKLIINDFNEDLINVYQVIKADVQQLMIELDNLQKDYDKLLDKDAKTPYFYAKRASFNQRNLDPVKQASLFIFLNKASFNGLYRVNKKNQFNVPIGSYKRPVFLDKALLLAVSDALQKVVILQGDYEQTIKALPNNLPCWFYLDPPYRPISETASFTAYSHQVFDDSEQRRLHGFCQKIDKLGHQFLLSNSDPTTHSEYDDFFDILYQDFNIERVTANRAIGAKSTSRQAVNELLIRNY
- the ispE gene encoding 4-(cytidine 5'-diphospho)-2-C-methyl-D-erythritol kinase, encoding MPTITQQSPAKINLFLHITGKRPDGYHNLQTVFRLIDLYDTLTFSHTDKTIGDNLPVTLTNAEHVTDTPADNLIVKAAIALLAFAKNHQILSDSQIAQLPIVDIHLDKHIPMGAGLGGGSSNCATALMTLNTLWRLGLRNEQLRLIGAKLGADVPIFIFGKDAIAEGIGEILTPIDLPAQQFLLLKPDAHISTAELFAHPLLKRDCASLSHDYLKSHCHAFTNELTDGFTNVFEPVVCALSTDVNAAMNVLMTLAANTHTTPRMTGSGSCVFLPVPSDFDKNSIKHWLQSSPFQAYWVHTL
- a CDS encoding ribose-phosphate pyrophosphokinase produces the protein MPYLAIFTGNAHPELAKNVTNHLHIPLGRADVTRFSDGEVAVEIQENVRGKDVFILQSTCSPTNDNLMEIMVMADALRRASAGRITAVMPYFGYARQDRRPRSARVPISAKVVADMLNIVSIDRVVTVDLHSDQIQGFFDIPVDNIYGTPVLFKDLREQKYDNLMVVSPDVGGVVRARAMAKQLGDADMAIIDKRRAKANESEVMHIIGDVKDRDCVIIDDMVDTAGTLCKAAAALKERGARRVVGYITHPVLSGKAIQTIAASVLDELVVTDTIPLSDAAKNTGKIRQVTIAPMLAEALRRINNEESLSAMFDIM
- a CDS encoding 50S ribosomal protein L25/general stress protein Ctc, translated to MSNQTFELNAVVRGDELQGKGASRRLRKQNLVPAIVYGADKEPASIAIRYNELIKSLETESFFSHILTINVEGQGTEEVVIKALQRHPAKNTPMHADFQRIVRGQAMHITVPVHYVGAEDAPGHKAGGIFVSNATELEITAIPSKIPEYLTVDVSGMNIGDSIHLLDIQLPEGVAIRELEVTEPFNRTVATMQAPTVEVEEPIEPEANEEAAGTRDPEGDEEARKLQAQDDTHDAPKSDDE
- the pth gene encoding aminoacyl-tRNA hydrolase; translation: MSKLKLIVGLGNPGQQYAQTRHNAGFWFVERISETFNITMTLDKKFHGLVGRGVVYGMDIRLLLPHTFMNKSGEAVVPMVSFYGIHNDELLIVHDELDLDVGRMRLKTGGGHGGHNGLRDIVPHIGADFHRLRLGIGHPGHKSKVSGYVLGKPTADEQIAFDSMLDAAMRTLPDLVTGDLAKAQQAINSFKLPHA
- the panD gene encoding aspartate 1-decarboxylase, yielding MLLTLLKAKLHRARVTHCELHYEGSCGIDSELLDLAGIRENESIDIYNVNNGKRFRTYAIRAEAGSKMISLNGAAAHMADLGDVVIIAAYAQMDEKEADNHHPRLVYLDEGNIVKDTANVIPVQVS
- a CDS encoding superoxide dismutase, whose amino-acid sequence is MSHITLPDLPYAKNALEPHISAETLEFHHDKHHAAYVNKLNELLPGSGLEGKELDEIIKATAGDSSKATIFNQAAQVWNHTFYWNCLTANGGGEPTGDLKAKIEEAFGSYAKFREEFKNAAVSQFGSGWAWLVADSIGGQLSIIKTANADTPLAHNQVAVLTCDVWEHAYYIDYRNRRPDYVDTFLDKLVNWDYANAKYKGQEAGVEK
- the rdgB gene encoding RdgB/HAM1 family non-canonical purine NTP pyrophosphatase, producing MSVSIPNQLFPTRQLVLASNNQGKLAEFKQLFEQANLEITVTPQGQLGIEDAVEDGLSFIENALIKARHASRISGLPAIADDSGLCVPILGGRPGIYSARFAQDEASFSEHKDLANNQKLLRLLEPHRHTNAPIIGQFICVLALVRHAEDPLPIIAQGIWQGEILPAPQGELGFGYDPLFWVPSVKKSAAEMQKSDKNRISHRGQAMQQLLMQLMK
- the tig gene encoding trigger factor, with translation MSNSNVSDSTVTNLEVTTNKKSNLETQITVKVPVSTIQGRVEKRINQVAKTAKIDGFRKGKVPVSHIRAQYGAGIQQEVINDVIRDTVFDAIRQENIRAVGMPNIDDVKLENDFLVYQATVEVFPEVEVQGLSDIEVERQVANVSDADVDTMIENLQKQRQTYVAKDDAAAEGDQVKFDFEGSIDGEKFEGGSAQDFSLVLGSGRMIPGFEDGIKGMKAGEEKTIDVTFPEDYQAENLQGKQAQFKINVKSVEQSQLPELNDEFLEAFGVTEGGLDKLKADVRKNMEREVKSAARNQVKEAAFNALLEKNEIDVPASMLEQEIDRQRSMMLNRFAQQFGADPKTFNKDMLPNELFKEQALRAARLGIIVSSLIESNKLEVDQERVTQYINEMAENYEDPNEVIDYYTNNAQERANIEAVVLEDQVVDHILSQGKVTDTEVSYQELLASQQ